The following coding sequences lie in one Chanos chanos chromosome 4, fChaCha1.1, whole genome shotgun sequence genomic window:
- the ankef1a gene encoding ankyrin repeat and EF-hand domain-containing protein 1, protein MSSVAEGRLEEVQIYRLLQCVHGGDKAQIEKLVRMGVGDLINVTEPREGKGTLHLAAVSNNVDMGTFLFSQGARPNVQDKRGRTPVMLAAELGHDVMVSFLAQKQAKMTLVDEEGKGVLFYCIFPTKRHMRCLQVALDSGADVNNVSFAGVPVLLLACEHALECEPMCMSLLEKGADPNATSQVTGRTALMEAARVGAVELVRALLKNGASVNALDKKRFHAAHFAAKGGFFEVIQVLSAYSADIGVMTAEGNTPLHYAARGGFTECCRFLAQRGCNPKLKNQEGLLPRQIAKDNGHKAAVKELKRAERLHGRILNTGTSTTNEPWAVTLHDWSHENEAALRSAFDSAADDTFDTDVVSREVFASVLQQLQAPVDDSHLQMLLFAHDKRREGLINLNEFFKGLKYLPKTFVIASYGPKKKKKKGRGAKAKKKAKFKPPLPICTIPPELVYRRADGGPPHFMIESFQLHTDINRFDRDHPPVHPIEDDSAWYIDEPERIYININQCVMTGDLESLELAFSQHVPVDVKDRFYKTPLMTACATGNYEVAKYLLDLGANINACDQFSWTPLHHACHAGQLDIIELLVEAGASLEAPALNGATPLMRAIESGRPCCVDYLIKAGAKVTAENKKEQNCLDIARAYADFRIVDLIQAKIDTLPKPKDNKKAKANKPQPKPRPATSKEEKKGSTPTTTPTTSNTAVKKTVKKERESVILRSTQITSGAINKVDISFVPRTVWGKPLTTNQLIEKREKRRERFSHDVDFDDFLMPFSKNILKKSLELSG, encoded by the exons ATGAGCTCCGTGGCCGAAGGTCGTTTGGAGGAGGTGCAGATCTACCGACTGCTCCAGTGTGTTCACGGGGGAGACAAGGCACAGATTGAGAAACTGGTGCGGATGGGTGTCGGTGACCTTATCAATGTCACGGAGCCGCGAGAGGGCAAAGGCACTCTACACCTGGCAGCCGTTTCAAACAACGTGGATATGGGCACCTTCCTCTTTTCTCAAGGTGCCCGACCCAATGTGCAAGACAAGCGTGGTCGTACACCAGTGATGCTGGCCGCAGAACTCGGACATGACGTCATGGTCTCTTTTCTGGCACAGAAGCAAGCTAAAATGACCTTGGTTGATGAGGAGGGGAAAG GCGTTCTCTTCTACTGCATCTTCCCCACCAAGCGGCACATGCGATGCCTGCAGGTGGCTCTTGACAGCGGGGCCGACGTGAACAACGTCTCATTCGCGGGGGTGCCCGTGCTCCTGCTGGCGTGTGAGCATGCTCTCGAATGCGAGCCCATGTGCATGAGCCTCTTGGAGAAAGGCGCCGACCCCAATGCCACCAGTCAG GTGACAGGTCGCACTGCTCTAATGGAGGCAGCCAGAGTAGGGGCAGTGGAACTTGTACGGGCTCTCCTCAAAAATGGAGCCAGTGTCAATGCTCTGGACAAGAAAAGGTTCCATGCCGCCCATTTTGCTGCAAAAGGAGGCTTCTTTGAG GTCATACAGGTGCTTTCAGCCTACTCAGCAGATATAGGTGTGATGACAGCAGAGGGGAACACTCCTCTACATTATGCTGCCCGAGGTGGATTCACTGAGTGCTGCAGGTTCCTTGCTCAAAGAG GTTGTAACCCTAAACTGAAAAATCAAGAGGGTCTCTTGCCACGTCAGATTGCCAAAGACAATGGTCATAAGGCTGCGGTCAAAGAGCTGAAGAGAGCTGAGCGACTGCATGGCAGGATCTTAAACACAGGCACATCCACAACCAATGAGCCCTGGGCTGTCACTCTTCACGACTGGTCCCATGAGAATGAAGCAGCGTTGAGAAGCGCTTTCGACTCCGCTGCAGACGATACCTTCGACACGGACGTGGTCTCCAGGGAAGTGTTCGCGTCTGTGCTGCAGCAGCTTCAGGCACCCGTCGACGACAGTCACCTCCAGATGCTGCTGTTCGCTCATGACAAACGGAGGGAGGGCTTGATCAACCTTAACGAGTTCTTTAAAGGCCTTAAGTACCTGCCCAAAACTTTTGTTATTGCCTCCTATGgaccaaagaagaagaagaagaaaggaaggGGGGCGAAGGCCAAGAAGAAGGCGAAGTTCAAACCTCCTCTGCCCATATGTACCATCCCACCCGAGCTCGTCTATCGCCGTGCCGACGGGGGGCCGCCGCATTTCATGATTGAGAGCTTCCAGCTCCACACTGACATCAACCGCTTTGACCGAGACCACCCGCCGGTACACCCCATCGAGGATGACTCAGCTTGGTACATTGACGAGCCAGAGAGgatttacataaacataaaccaGTGCGTTATGACGGGAGACTTGGAGTCCCTTGAACTGGCCTTCAGCCAGCACGTGCCTGTGGATGTTAAGGACCGGTTTTATAAGACACCGCTCATGACAGCATGTGCTACTGGGAACTATGAAGTAGCCAAGTATCTTCTTGACCTTGG AGCCAATATCAATGCATGTGACCAGTTCAGTTGGACACCACTTCACCATGCTTGCCATGCTGGGCAGCTGGATATCATTGAGTTGCTGGTGGAGGCAGGGGCATCGTTGGAGGCTCCTGCTCTAAACGGGGCCACACCCTTAATGAGAGCCATAGAGAGCGGCCGGCCCTGCTGTGTGGACTACCTCATCAAAGCTGGAGCTAAAGTCACTGCTGAAAACAAGAAAG AGCAAAATTGCTTGGACATTGCCCGTGCTTATGCAGACTTTAGGATCGTGGACTTGATCCAAGCTAAGATTGATACTCTGCCTAAACCCAAGGACAACAAGAaggcaaaagcaaacaaacctCAACCTAAGCCTAGACCAGCTACCTCCAAGGAAGAGAAG AAAGGTTCCACTCCGACTACCACACCAACTAcctcaaacacagcagtgaagaaaacagtaaagaaggaaagagagagcgttATTTTGCGCAGCACTCAAATCACCAGTGGAGCCATCAACAAAGTCGACATCAGCTTTGTGCCAAGAACG GTTTGGGGTAAGCCACTGACAACCAACCAGCtaatagaga